One window of Paenibacillus sp. FSL K6-3182 genomic DNA carries:
- a CDS encoding response regulator: MLRALIVDDEFEIREGLRNRFPWETFGIDEVLVADDGDTALMLALDMRPDLIVTDIKMNRMSGLEFLRSLTTVENYKPEAIVVSGYDDFELVKQAIQIGVMDYILKPINLDELTQIVRKTMDHIHRKRMDQHNEQQLINQVRFAIPKMREELLREMIEQDYDPYREARRRHRLQTLNLEWIANQHMTLVVVEADDLKAIENRHTKEKDLILFGIGNVVNQTLEEDYPHPFALCMDSSNRWIVIFSCSRPEHAELSRGMAQLCLQRINDFVKVKASAGMRTTPCTFENLHEMYAEAINVLEQKAVYGGNRLFTEQGLFYEGDGSDLSLSEPEEVLDLVKYGTDEEITAAMDRFVEMVQAWRLNQLRDIQQKIFEWLFEVFRRAAAAGVPSKNLGSNPIAVWELLEQYDTLQSLRVQTELFLLAIAADFRKLSNTPSQIVYEAEKILQRDYAESLTLQSVAMAVHVTPVWLSKLFKKEKRKTFLEYLTEIRIEKAKEMLGDIKYKVYQISFQVGYKDPVHFSKLFKKQVGCTPKEYRRQRGIADEEPAVPH, encoded by the coding sequence ATGCTGCGTGCTTTAATAGTGGACGATGAATTCGAAATCCGCGAAGGTTTACGTAACCGCTTTCCATGGGAAACATTCGGAATTGATGAGGTACTGGTGGCTGATGATGGAGATACGGCATTAATGCTTGCACTGGATATGAGACCGGATCTTATCGTCACAGATATTAAAATGAATCGGATGTCGGGGCTGGAATTTCTTCGTTCATTGACTACCGTTGAAAATTATAAACCGGAAGCGATTGTTGTAAGTGGGTATGATGATTTTGAACTGGTGAAGCAGGCGATACAAATCGGTGTTATGGACTATATCCTCAAGCCGATCAATTTGGACGAGCTGACCCAAATCGTTAGAAAAACGATGGATCATATCCACAGAAAAAGAATGGACCAGCATAACGAGCAGCAGCTTATTAATCAAGTGAGGTTTGCGATTCCAAAAATGCGCGAGGAGCTGCTCAGAGAAATGATTGAGCAGGACTATGATCCTTATCGTGAAGCACGGAGAAGACATCGCTTGCAGACATTGAATTTGGAGTGGATAGCGAATCAGCATATGACGCTTGTTGTTGTGGAAGCTGATGATCTGAAAGCAATCGAGAATCGCCATACGAAGGAAAAGGATTTAATATTGTTCGGAATCGGCAATGTGGTCAATCAAACGCTGGAGGAAGATTATCCCCACCCCTTTGCGCTTTGCATGGACAGCAGCAATCGATGGATTGTCATTTTCAGCTGCTCGCGGCCAGAGCATGCCGAACTGAGCCGGGGCATGGCGCAGCTTTGCTTACAGCGAATCAACGATTTTGTTAAGGTGAAAGCAAGCGCTGGCATGCGAACAACACCTTGTACATTTGAGAATCTTCATGAAATGTATGCGGAAGCGATAAACGTATTGGAGCAAAAGGCTGTATACGGAGGCAATCGATTATTTACGGAGCAGGGTTTATTTTATGAGGGTGACGGGAGTGACTTGTCGCTTAGCGAGCCTGAAGAGGTGCTCGATCTCGTGAAGTATGGCACGGATGAGGAAATTACAGCAGCGATGGATCGATTTGTGGAGATGGTACAAGCCTGGCGTCTCAATCAATTGCGTGACATTCAGCAAAAAATATTTGAGTGGCTGTTCGAGGTGTTTCGCAGAGCGGCGGCGGCAGGTGTTCCAAGCAAAAATTTGGGCAGCAATCCGATCGCGGTGTGGGAGCTGTTAGAGCAATACGATACATTGCAATCGCTGCGTGTGCAAACAGAGCTGTTCCTTCTTGCAATCGCAGCAGATTTCCGCAAGCTGTCCAATACGCCGAGCCAGATCGTCTATGAAGCGGAGAAAATATTGCAGAGGGATTATGCTGAAAGCTTAACTCTTCAGAGTGTTGCAATGGCCGTTCATGTGACGCCGGTATGGCTGAGCAAGCTTTTTAAGAAGGAGAAACGGAAAACCTTTTTGGAATATTTGACAGAAATACGGATTGAGAAGGCGAAGGAAATGTTAGGCGACATCAAATACAAAGTGTATCAAATCTCATTTCAGGTGGGGTATAAGGACCCGGTTCATTTCTCGAAGCTGTTCAAAAAGCAGGTCGGCTGCACGCCGAAGGAATATAGACGACAAAGAGGCATTGCGGATGAAGAGCCAGCTGTGCCACACTAA
- a CDS encoding alpha-mannosidase, producing MTASKRVVHVISHTHWDREWYMPYEAHHVKLIETMDTLLETFEADPDFRSFYLDGQTIILDDYLQVYPEKQSQIQKLCDEGKLSLGPWYILQDEFLTSSEANVRNLQIGHRDAKKYGPISKLGYFPDSFGNMGQAAQLLRQAGIDTAVFGRGVKATGFNNRVEDSSGLESPYSELIWQAPDGSSVLGILFANWYNNGMEIPVDPLKAKPYWEHRLARVEQYASTSQLLLMNGCDHQPIQTNLSEALRVARELFPAYEFIHSSFDDYVKAVQTQQPPNLSLTRGELRGQQTDGWYSLVNTASARVYIKQLNQQNQTLLEKVAEPISAIAHQLGKPYPHGLFQYAWKTLMQNHPHDSICGCSVDEVYQEMKTRFAKSMEVGKALTTESVKFISTKVNTNHFANISESAAPFIVFNSSGYEGSSVHQFEIEWSHRFFDQSEDPVAIAKQVQDRTHAEGYLVNGSGERIDFTAHDLGVRFGYELPNDKFRQPYMARALRLTFETGILPSMGYESFAWIPCQNEIITSGENSHSLVTSERTLENARLTLMIEEDGSFTVYDKKSQQLFSDLGHYENVGDIGNEYIFKQPVGDLPITTKGSKAEIRVVEDSPYRAAIEITHRLAIPARADDLLAEEIRTMVEFRQRKAGRSTSLVPLEIVTLVSLEREGKGVQVHARIENQSQDHRLRVLLPSDIAASTHFADSIFEVAERQNVPAKEWQNPSNAQHMQTFIDVHSEQRGLTIAGKGLNEYEVLQDGRNTIAVTLLRSVGELGDWGVFHTPEAQCLGTNEAEWMIIPYGSAEERFEAYREAYRFPIPVTAIAAGLHDGELAPTCDFLKWNGDQLAFSSLKINEERGDSMARWYNLAESTTSLAIHPSAASESYVSDIMENDNENKIKNSVQVEGFKIVTIGLTAASK from the coding sequence ATGACTGCATCGAAAAGGGTGGTACATGTCATTTCGCATACCCATTGGGATCGAGAATGGTATATGCCTTACGAAGCCCATCATGTCAAGCTGATTGAGACAATGGACACGCTGCTGGAAACGTTCGAGGCCGATCCTGATTTTCGCAGCTTTTACCTCGATGGTCAAACAATAATTTTAGATGATTATCTGCAGGTGTACCCAGAGAAGCAGAGCCAAATCCAAAAGCTGTGTGATGAAGGCAAGCTCTCTTTGGGTCCTTGGTATATTTTGCAGGATGAGTTTCTAACCAGCAGCGAAGCAAACGTAAGAAACTTGCAAATCGGACATAGGGATGCCAAAAAATATGGACCGATTTCGAAGCTTGGTTATTTCCCAGATTCGTTTGGCAATATGGGACAGGCTGCTCAGCTATTAAGACAAGCAGGCATCGATACCGCCGTGTTCGGAAGAGGTGTAAAAGCAACTGGCTTCAACAATCGGGTGGAAGATTCCTCCGGCCTTGAGTCCCCTTATTCCGAGCTCATCTGGCAGGCACCCGACGGTTCAAGCGTATTAGGCATCCTATTTGCCAATTGGTATAACAACGGTATGGAGATTCCAGTTGATCCTCTCAAAGCAAAGCCTTACTGGGAGCATCGCCTTGCGCGAGTGGAACAATATGCTTCAACCTCGCAGCTGCTGCTTATGAACGGCTGCGATCATCAGCCCATTCAGACCAATCTCTCCGAAGCGCTCCGCGTAGCGAGAGAGCTGTTCCCTGCGTACGAGTTCATCCACTCGAGCTTTGACGATTATGTAAAGGCGGTTCAAACGCAGCAGCCTCCGAACCTGAGCCTAACGCGCGGAGAGCTGCGCGGCCAGCAAACGGATGGCTGGTATTCGTTAGTGAATACAGCGTCTGCTCGTGTTTACATCAAACAGCTTAATCAACAAAATCAGACGCTGCTGGAGAAGGTGGCCGAGCCGATCTCTGCCATCGCCCATCAGCTCGGCAAGCCTTATCCGCATGGTCTATTCCAATATGCTTGGAAGACACTGATGCAAAATCATCCGCACGACAGCATTTGCGGATGCAGTGTCGACGAAGTGTACCAAGAAATGAAAACTCGTTTTGCCAAAAGCATGGAGGTTGGCAAAGCATTAACGACCGAGAGCGTTAAATTTATTAGCACTAAGGTCAATACAAATCATTTTGCCAATATCAGTGAGTCAGCTGCTCCCTTTATCGTCTTTAACTCAAGCGGCTATGAAGGCTCATCGGTCCACCAATTCGAGATTGAATGGTCGCACCGTTTCTTCGATCAAAGCGAGGATCCTGTTGCCATTGCTAAGCAGGTTCAAGATCGGACGCACGCCGAAGGGTACTTGGTGAACGGCAGCGGTGAACGCATCGACTTTACTGCTCATGATTTGGGCGTTCGCTTCGGCTATGAACTGCCAAATGATAAATTCCGGCAGCCCTATATGGCTCGCGCACTGCGTCTAACCTTCGAGACCGGCATATTGCCTTCGATGGGATATGAATCTTTTGCATGGATACCATGTCAAAATGAAATTATAACATCCGGCGAGAATAGCCATTCATTAGTGACTAGTGAACGAACACTTGAAAATGCTCGTCTTACATTGATGATAGAGGAAGACGGAAGTTTTACAGTTTATGATAAGAAAAGCCAGCAGCTGTTTTCGGATCTTGGCCATTACGAGAATGTAGGCGATATCGGCAATGAATATATTTTCAAGCAGCCAGTAGGCGACTTGCCAATCACGACTAAGGGCAGCAAAGCCGAAATTCGAGTAGTTGAGGACTCGCCTTACCGGGCAGCCATTGAAATCACTCATCGCCTTGCTATACCTGCGCGGGCAGATGATCTTCTAGCAGAAGAAATCCGCACAATGGTTGAATTCCGGCAGCGGAAGGCTGGCAGATCGACTTCCCTTGTACCGCTAGAAATTGTGACACTAGTTAGCCTAGAACGTGAGGGCAAAGGTGTTCAAGTCCATGCGCGCATTGAAAATCAATCGCAAGATCACAGGCTGCGCGTGCTTCTTCCTTCGGATATTGCTGCATCCACACATTTTGCAGATTCAATCTTCGAGGTCGCTGAGCGTCAAAACGTTCCTGCAAAGGAATGGCAAAATCCGAGCAATGCTCAGCATATGCAGACGTTCATTGACGTGCATAGCGAGCAAAGAGGCCTCACGATTGCAGGCAAAGGCTTAAATGAATATGAAGTGCTTCAAGATGGCAGAAATACGATCGCTGTAACCCTTCTGCGCTCCGTCGGAGAGCTTGGCGATTGGGGTGTATTTCATACGCCTGAAGCGCAGTGCTTAGGTACAAATGAAGCGGAATGGATGATCATTCCTTACGGCAGCGCTGAAGAACGTTTTGAGGCTTATCGAGAAGCCTATCGTTTCCCTATACCTGTTACGGCAATCGCAGCTGGATTGCATGATGGCGAGCTTGCTCCCACTTGTGATTTCCTCAAATGGAATGGTGACCAGCTCGCCTTCTCCAGCCTGAAGATCAACGAGGAGCGTGGCGACAGCATGGCAAGGTGGTACAATTTAGCAGAATCCACGACCAGCTTAGCTATTCATCCAAGCGCTGCTTCTGAATCCTATGTAAGCGACATAATGGAGAACGATAACGAAAATAAAATCAAAAACAGCGTTCAGGTCGAAGGCTTCAAAATCGTAACGATTGGTTTAACCGCAGCTTCAAAATGA
- a CDS encoding sensor histidine kinase: MEGRCILVNKVSFRLASSFRNRMILIFFMIIIVPFLLFAYYAHIKSIEGISNTNTKMSMSYLLQARKNFEIYLGNLNDQVNDVIGNKELQDLLETEPLNQAEEEAFTVNLLTVLYHATSTIDAFRVKVYPIKPTDYPSYMRTIDESVRIGDQYWFQRSKATVSPTWYLTMPMHGKYAKPLLSYVKRFSGLYDQKLRGIIATDLSEDYLRRYFSPSDQLKDQKLLLINEKGIVHYDSTVNEWTGNEFPSTALISYMKSGDEGSTSITIEGETYLATYLKMANHPWTIVSLTPLHELTGTIDEINRMLVIFLIGYLICCISVVFYITAYYTQPIAHLVRLMRRLEAENLHYLLPSSSRKDEVGWLYRGVSNLVQRIDGLIKEAARSERNKKALEFQVLSHQINPHFLYNTLESIRWKAENHGRSDISEMVSALGNLLRLSLNQGKEITTLRREIEQVKAYVSIEQARMGKVVRILYSCETETLDMPFLRLLLQPLVENAIQHSVRDDFDKGKIMIAARKIGEDIVIDIVDNGKGIPAPVLEQLEREEEPSEKFSRTRRGVGLRNVNDRLKLYFGDRYKLEIKTGPEMGTTITLRHPILKEDQNIDSIGNE; this comes from the coding sequence GTGGAAGGCAGGTGTATACTTGTGAATAAAGTGTCCTTTCGGCTCGCTTCATCCTTTCGCAATCGGATGATTCTCATATTTTTTATGATCATTATCGTCCCGTTTCTGCTTTTTGCATATTATGCGCATATTAAATCGATCGAGGGCATCTCCAATACAAATACGAAAATGTCCATGAGCTATCTACTTCAAGCAAGAAAAAACTTCGAGATTTATCTGGGCAACTTAAATGATCAAGTTAACGATGTCATTGGAAATAAGGAACTTCAGGATTTATTGGAAACGGAACCATTAAATCAGGCAGAAGAGGAAGCGTTTACAGTTAATTTATTGACCGTGCTGTATCACGCTACGTCTACGATTGATGCTTTTAGAGTCAAGGTGTACCCAATTAAGCCAACAGATTATCCATCCTATATGAGAACAATTGATGAATCGGTGCGTATCGGAGACCAGTATTGGTTTCAGCGCTCGAAAGCGACGGTTAGTCCAACGTGGTATCTGACCATGCCCATGCATGGGAAATACGCAAAACCGCTGCTCTCCTATGTGAAGCGATTCTCGGGCTTGTACGATCAAAAATTAAGAGGCATTATTGCGACCGACTTATCCGAGGACTATTTAAGAAGATATTTCTCGCCGTCCGATCAGCTAAAGGATCAGAAGCTGCTGCTCATTAATGAGAAAGGCATCGTGCATTATGATTCTACAGTTAATGAATGGACAGGCAATGAATTTCCGTCAACAGCCTTAATCTCTTATATGAAGTCGGGTGATGAAGGCTCTACGTCCATTACGATTGAAGGGGAAACCTACCTCGCCACATATTTGAAGATGGCTAACCATCCCTGGACTATCGTCAGCTTGACCCCTCTTCATGAGCTGACGGGTACGATTGATGAAATTAACCGCATGCTCGTTATTTTTTTGATCGGTTATCTTATTTGCTGCATTAGTGTCGTCTTTTATATCACAGCTTACTATACACAGCCTATTGCGCATTTGGTTCGTTTAATGAGGAGGCTGGAGGCGGAAAATCTTCATTACTTGCTGCCTTCGTCGTCCCGCAAGGATGAAGTTGGCTGGCTGTATAGAGGAGTAAGCAATCTTGTTCAGCGCATAGATGGATTGATTAAGGAGGCAGCGCGCTCCGAAAGGAACAAAAAAGCGCTGGAGTTTCAAGTGCTGAGTCACCAGATTAATCCTCATTTTCTATACAATACCTTGGAATCAATTAGGTGGAAGGCAGAAAATCATGGACGCAGCGACATAAGCGAGATGGTATCGGCACTTGGAAATCTGCTGCGGCTCAGTCTAAACCAAGGGAAAGAGATTACGACGCTGCGCCGCGAGATTGAGCAGGTGAAGGCTTATGTATCGATTGAACAAGCAAGAATGGGCAAGGTCGTTCGTATTTTGTATTCCTGTGAGACAGAGACGCTGGATATGCCGTTTCTAAGGTTATTGCTGCAGCCGCTTGTAGAAAATGCGATTCAGCATAGCGTGCGCGACGATTTTGATAAAGGGAAAATTATGATCGCAGCCAGAAAAATCGGAGAGGATATCGTAATCGATATCGTGGATAACGGCAAAGGCATTCCAGCGCCCGTGCTGGAACAGCTGGAGAGGGAAGAAGAGCCTAGCGAAAAGTTCTCGCGTACGCGCAGAGGCGTAGGGCTTCGCAATGTGAATGATCGTTTGAAGCTTTATTTTGGAGATCGTTACAAGCTTGAAATCAAGACGGGGCCCGAAATGGGAACAACGATAACGTTAAGGCATCCCATTTTGAAGGAAGACCAGAATATCGATTCGATTGGCAATGAGTGA
- a CDS encoding extracellular solute-binding protein: MINKRKQTFVISILLMFMLVLTSCTFKGWDGENAAEGSNSGQEGQYSGKTPVTLKLLTWGGETYKELYDKFNAKYPWITIEPVQIVGGDDEIMNQIIALEAAGTPADLTWVVGDLLRYEQSGLLENLKPYMDEDASFQGKVLPDGYFDTMAFNGRRLAVPFVDVPMWIIVNKDLLAKHGIDMPSNDWSFDDLRDIAKRVTDPAAGEYGLTTNSDFVMRLLPMKAAADGHAPNLAYLNDRLTQSLLSTPDVMADVRWLTEFVTKDGSMLSWADSKAQGDVVKQFINGKTAFDIAGDWLLPTLQKEADFNWDILPFPRGQVNQYSFHIYGPLAMLSGSKHKEEAYKWISFQFEMEAQKWKIEKGANASVIDPELTAYIDEVPLWQGKNIEAVKMTKDNSLVLPGATIPGFSEYNWINVINDIVYQGADINRIIPETEAWNKKTLELREHWKRNRDK, translated from the coding sequence TTGATAAACAAACGTAAACAAACATTTGTTATAAGTATACTCCTGATGTTTATGCTAGTTCTAACCTCTTGCACGTTTAAAGGCTGGGATGGCGAGAATGCGGCAGAGGGATCAAATAGTGGTCAAGAAGGGCAATATTCAGGCAAAACACCAGTTACGCTTAAGCTTCTGACCTGGGGAGGAGAGACGTATAAGGAGCTGTACGATAAATTCAATGCCAAATATCCATGGATTACGATTGAGCCCGTTCAAATCGTGGGCGGCGATGACGAAATCATGAATCAAATTATTGCATTGGAGGCGGCAGGCACACCAGCTGATCTGACTTGGGTTGTTGGTGATTTGCTTCGTTATGAGCAAAGCGGCCTGCTCGAAAATTTAAAGCCGTACATGGATGAAGATGCTTCCTTTCAAGGCAAGGTACTGCCCGATGGATACTTTGATACGATGGCCTTTAATGGCCGAAGGCTTGCTGTGCCGTTCGTCGATGTTCCGATGTGGATTATTGTGAATAAAGATTTATTGGCTAAGCACGGCATAGATATGCCTTCTAATGATTGGAGCTTTGATGATTTGCGTGATATTGCAAAACGTGTCACGGACCCTGCAGCTGGGGAATATGGCCTCACTACGAACAGTGATTTTGTGATGCGATTGCTGCCGATGAAAGCTGCTGCGGATGGGCATGCGCCTAATTTGGCTTACCTAAATGATCGATTGACCCAAAGCTTGTTAAGCACGCCGGATGTGATGGCGGATGTGCGCTGGCTGACTGAATTTGTCACCAAGGATGGGTCTATGCTCTCTTGGGCGGATTCCAAAGCACAAGGCGATGTGGTTAAGCAATTCATAAATGGAAAAACAGCGTTTGACATTGCCGGGGATTGGCTGCTTCCGACACTGCAAAAGGAGGCTGATTTTAACTGGGATATTCTTCCCTTTCCTAGAGGGCAGGTCAACCAATACTCCTTCCATATTTATGGTCCGCTTGCGATGTTGAGCGGCTCGAAGCATAAAGAAGAGGCATATAAATGGATTAGTTTTCAATTCGAGATGGAGGCGCAGAAATGGAAAATCGAGAAGGGAGCGAATGCTTCCGTTATTGATCCAGAGCTGACAGCCTATATTGATGAGGTTCCCTTATGGCAAGGGAAAAATATCGAAGCCGTGAAGATGACCAAGGATAACAGTCTCGTATTGCCCGGCGCCACGATACCCGGTTTTTCGGAGTACAACTGGATTAATGTTATTAATGATATCGTATATCAAGGTGCCGACATTAATCGTATTATTCCTGAGACAGAGGCATGGAACAAAAAAACGCTGGAGCTGCGGGAGCATTGGAAGCGGAATCGTGATAAATGA
- the lepB gene encoding signal peptidase I, with protein sequence MRTRWKAIFVVFSVVIMIMGGCSKSITDTATEKRIEFIQNPDSSLTKVKVETDGMLSELGYTHPHPFALNNEVLVDLNYYKENQVSRGDIALFQVEKDKLATDIARVVGLPGESVQVKQGQVYINGNKLDAFYGSDPSSDKNDSMNKPLQLKENEYFILADVRWRGIHDSQSAGAFAKEEIVGKVVGYENKR encoded by the coding sequence ATGAGGACGAGATGGAAGGCTATTTTTGTTGTTTTCTCGGTCGTCATAATGATCATGGGTGGCTGTAGTAAATCCATTACGGATACGGCTACAGAGAAGAGAATAGAGTTTATTCAAAACCCGGATTCCTCATTGACGAAGGTAAAAGTAGAAACGGATGGCATGCTGTCAGAGCTTGGTTATACGCATCCCCATCCATTTGCTTTAAACAATGAGGTGTTGGTTGATTTGAATTATTATAAGGAAAATCAAGTATCTCGCGGCGATATTGCCTTATTCCAAGTTGAAAAAGATAAACTAGCGACGGATATAGCAAGAGTTGTTGGGCTTCCTGGCGAGTCGGTTCAGGTTAAACAAGGGCAGGTTTATATTAATGGGAATAAACTGGATGCCTTTTACGGGAGCGATCCTTCTTCCGATAAAAATGATTCTATGAATAAGCCATTGCAGCTAAAGGAGAATGAGTATTTTATATTGGCGGATGTACGTTGGCGAGGAATCCATGACAGCCAATCAGCTGGTGCTTTTGCCAAAGAGGAAATAGTAGGTAAAGTAGTCGGCTATGAGAACAAACGTTAA
- a CDS encoding ABC transporter permease subunit — MKSNGVIRELLRNRTLLLMFLPVATLLFLFNYLPLAGLVIAFKDFDFAKGIFGSDWMHPLLNNFDYLFSSPTAFRAMRNTILLNALFITVGLIFEVGFALLLNEIRNKYFKRVTQSLTFLPFFISWIVVGVFAYNLMNFESGAINRVLETIGLQPIDFYSEAGLWPLILTIAVRWKVTGYGTIIYLAALTSIDNSYYEAASIDGATRWQQIRFISIPMLRPTIIILTLLAVGRIMNADFGMFYAMVGDASLLFPTTDVIDTFVYRSLRKSGDIGMASAAGFLQSFIAFVLIIGSNYAARKIDKDSAIF; from the coding sequence ATGAAATCTAATGGAGTCATTCGGGAATTACTTAGAAATCGAACGCTGCTGCTCATGTTCCTGCCCGTCGCGACGCTCCTTTTTCTCTTTAACTACTTGCCGCTTGCAGGTCTAGTCATCGCCTTCAAAGACTTTGACTTTGCTAAAGGAATTTTCGGAAGCGATTGGATGCACCCGCTGCTGAATAACTTTGATTATTTGTTCTCTTCTCCGACCGCTTTTCGGGCGATGAGAAACACGATACTGTTAAACGCATTGTTTATTACAGTCGGGCTCATTTTTGAAGTAGGGTTTGCCTTGCTGCTCAATGAGATTAGAAACAAATATTTTAAAAGAGTTACGCAGTCGCTAACCTTTCTTCCTTTCTTTATTTCGTGGATCGTAGTCGGAGTGTTCGCTTACAACTTAATGAACTTTGAGAGTGGAGCGATTAATCGTGTGCTGGAGACGATAGGCTTGCAGCCGATTGATTTCTACAGCGAAGCCGGCTTATGGCCGCTCATTCTAACGATAGCGGTTCGCTGGAAGGTTACCGGATACGGCACAATCATTTATTTGGCGGCATTAACGTCCATCGACAATTCGTATTATGAAGCAGCGTCCATCGACGGTGCGACAAGATGGCAGCAAATCCGTTTTATCAGCATTCCGATGCTGCGGCCAACGATCATTATCTTAACCTTGCTGGCTGTTGGCAGAATCATGAACGCCGATTTTGGAATGTTTTACGCAATGGTCGGCGATGCTTCTCTCTTATTTCCTACAACTGACGTTATTGATACGTTTGTTTATCGCAGCTTGCGCAAATCAGGGGATATCGGCATGGCATCTGCGGCGGGCTTCCTCCAGTCGTTCATCGCATTCGTGCTCATCATCGGCAGCAATTACGCGGCACGCAAAATAGACAAAGACTCGGCTATTTTCTAA
- a CDS encoding carbohydrate ABC transporter permease, with product MHLKRFSISQFIIIIAISLFSLSCLFPFIMVISGSLSTEKDIMDYGYTLWPKNITFDSYRILFLGSNRIIDAYGVSLLVTVAGTILSLLVTSMGAYVMARRSFKYRNILSIYVIITMLFNGGLVPWYIICVRYLDLKDTLWALILPMLANAFNMFLIRNFMLSIPEDMNESAKMDGAGDFKIFYRLIAPLSLPVLATVGLFVALSYWNDWFLGLMFVDKQELQPLQLLLRTLISNVEFLKSSSNASAMQRISAQIPSESIKMALTVVTIGPIIFLYPFVQRFFVKGLMVGAVKG from the coding sequence ATGCATCTGAAGAGATTTTCAATTTCACAATTTATTATCATTATAGCGATCTCCTTGTTCAGTCTGTCCTGCTTGTTTCCATTCATTATGGTCATTTCAGGTTCATTAAGCACGGAGAAGGACATTATGGATTATGGATACACGCTATGGCCAAAGAACATTACTTTCGATTCTTATCGCATATTATTTCTAGGCTCTAATCGCATTATTGATGCGTATGGCGTAAGTCTTCTCGTTACGGTGGCAGGAACAATTCTATCCTTGCTCGTAACGAGCATGGGCGCATACGTAATGGCGAGACGGTCATTCAAGTATAGAAACATTTTGTCTATCTACGTCATTATTACAATGCTGTTTAATGGCGGATTAGTACCTTGGTACATCATTTGCGTGAGATATTTGGATCTAAAAGATACACTATGGGCGCTTATTTTACCGATGCTCGCTAATGCATTCAACATGTTCCTCATTCGCAACTTTATGTTATCCATACCCGAGGATATGAATGAATCGGCCAAAATGGACGGTGCGGGCGACTTTAAAATCTTTTATCGCCTCATTGCACCGCTTTCCTTGCCTGTACTTGCAACCGTCGGTTTATTCGTAGCATTGAGCTACTGGAACGATTGGTTTCTAGGTCTCATGTTTGTCGATAAGCAAGAGCTCCAACCGCTGCAGCTGCTGCTGCGAACGCTCATCTCCAACGTGGAATTTCTGAAGAGCTCGAGCAATGCATCCGCTATGCAGCGAATATCAGCGCAAATTCCTTCGGAATCGATCAAGATGGCGCTTACGGTCGTTACCATTGGCCCTATCATTTTCTTGTATCCATTCGTTCAACGTTTTTTTGTCAAAGGTTTGATGGTGGGCGCAGTAAAAGGATGA